From a region of the Listeria monocytogenes ATCC 19117 genome:
- a CDS encoding ABC transporter substrate-binding protein, whose translation MKKKWGVIIASLCLLLGLSACGSDEKADANEVPTLKWYMIGTPQKDTEEVMKEVNKYTEEKIGVKVEMTQIDWGDYGKRMQTVINSGENFDIAYSAAGEFVSYSQKGAFLPLNKYLDKEGKNMKAELNDVLWEGATIDGNIYGVPSNKEVGEQQVYVFNKNLVDKYKMDVTKVKNFSDLEPMLKTIKENEPSITPIGGNKDFKPAFPYDYLIDNAVPLPFAVNQYEDTGKIVNFYEQPETLDILKSLHSFYQKGYVTKDIATSTDPWSYDKENWFVRIEKYQPYAENIWDKNTGGKYKVVTQPIAETPIIKNNSVTGAIQAVSVTSQHPEEAVKFLDLLNTDEYLRNLVDKGIEGTHYKELDDGKIQDLPARVERYSMPTYALGNHFILKLYEDEPADKWDQFKEFNRKSVASPGLGFYFDSSKVRTEIASITNVCNEFAPALLTGTVDPVEYTEKFKAKLNDAGMKKVMKEMQKQYDEFRASQE comes from the coding sequence ATGAAGAAGAAATGGGGAGTAATCATCGCATCACTCTGCTTGCTACTAGGTTTAAGCGCGTGCGGAAGCGATGAGAAGGCAGACGCAAATGAAGTTCCGACACTGAAATGGTACATGATTGGAACGCCACAAAAAGACACGGAAGAAGTAATGAAAGAAGTAAATAAATATACAGAAGAAAAAATTGGCGTCAAAGTAGAAATGACACAAATTGACTGGGGCGACTACGGTAAACGGATGCAAACCGTTATTAACTCCGGAGAAAACTTTGATATTGCTTACTCTGCAGCGGGAGAATTCGTTTCTTACTCACAAAAAGGCGCATTCTTGCCATTAAATAAATATCTAGATAAAGAAGGCAAGAATATGAAAGCCGAGTTAAATGATGTACTTTGGGAAGGTGCAACCATTGACGGAAACATTTACGGTGTTCCTTCGAACAAAGAAGTCGGCGAGCAACAAGTATACGTTTTTAACAAAAATCTTGTCGATAAATATAAAATGGACGTAACGAAAGTAAAAAACTTTAGCGATTTAGAACCAATGTTAAAAACAATTAAAGAAAACGAACCAAGTATCACACCAATCGGCGGGAACAAAGACTTTAAGCCAGCTTTCCCATATGACTATTTGATTGATAATGCAGTACCTCTTCCTTTTGCAGTAAATCAATATGAAGACACTGGCAAAATCGTCAACTTCTATGAGCAACCCGAAACATTAGATATCCTAAAATCGCTTCATAGCTTCTACCAAAAAGGATATGTCACAAAAGATATCGCAACCTCCACAGATCCGTGGTCATACGATAAAGAAAACTGGTTTGTGCGAATCGAAAAATACCAACCATATGCAGAAAATATTTGGGATAAAAATACAGGCGGCAAATATAAAGTAGTCACACAGCCAATTGCTGAAACTCCTATCATCAAAAATAACTCTGTAACTGGTGCGATTCAAGCTGTTTCTGTTACGAGCCAACACCCGGAAGAAGCAGTGAAATTCCTTGATTTACTTAACACGGATGAATATTTACGTAATTTAGTTGATAAAGGAATTGAAGGAACCCATTATAAAGAGTTAGATGACGGTAAAATTCAAGATCTACCAGCACGTGTGGAACGTTACAGCATGCCAACGTATGCGCTTGGAAATCACTTCATTCTAAAATTATATGAAGATGAGCCAGCAGATAAATGGGATCAATTTAAAGAGTTCAATAGAAAATCAGTCGCATCACCGGGCTTAGGTTTCTATTTTGACTCCTCTAAAGTTCGAACTGAAATAGCGTCGATTACCAATGTGTGTAATGAATTTGCGCCGGCACTTCTTACAGGAACCGTTGATCCTGTTGAATATACGGAAAAATTCAAAGCGAAGTTAAATGATGCAGGTATGAAAAAAGTAATGAAAGAAATGCAAAAACAATACGATGAATTCCGCGCTTCACAAGAATAA
- a CDS encoding carbohydrate ABC transporter permease, protein MAEQLEAVSEIEQVRGEMEKPAKNKPAKDIIGFGKKMNVAMNIMLAFLALICIFPFLYIIVISFSSESSLAANGFQLIPKEWSMEAYEYLWKMKGQLLQSYGITILVTVIGTVCSVAMIALYSYAISRPQFKYRRQFTFIAFFTMLFSGGMVPAYIVMTQFLHLRNSIWAMILPLAMNAFYIMIMRTFFLRSIPEPILEAARIEGAGELRIFLQMVVPLSLPGLATIALFSTLGYWNDWFQASLYIDNPNLVPLQSLLMKIENNLEFMRQNSEIAYTAGAFKSIPQDGAKMAMVVISTLPIAITYPFFQKYFISGLTIGGVKE, encoded by the coding sequence TTGGCAGAACAGCTTGAAGCAGTGAGTGAAATAGAACAAGTCCGAGGCGAAATGGAAAAACCAGCAAAAAATAAACCAGCTAAAGACATTATTGGTTTTGGGAAAAAGATGAACGTAGCGATGAATATTATGCTCGCTTTCCTAGCGCTCATTTGTATTTTTCCATTTTTGTACATTATTGTTATTTCTTTTTCTAGTGAATCATCTCTGGCAGCAAATGGCTTTCAACTAATACCCAAAGAGTGGAGCATGGAAGCGTATGAGTACTTATGGAAGATGAAAGGACAACTATTACAATCATACGGTATTACCATTTTAGTTACAGTAATTGGTACGGTATGTAGTGTTGCAATGATTGCTCTTTACTCTTACGCAATATCAAGACCACAATTTAAGTATCGTCGTCAATTTACATTTATTGCCTTTTTTACCATGTTATTTAGTGGCGGGATGGTGCCTGCCTATATCGTGATGACGCAATTTTTGCACTTACGAAATAGCATTTGGGCGATGATTTTACCACTAGCAATGAATGCTTTTTACATTATGATTATGCGCACGTTCTTTTTACGGTCTATTCCAGAACCAATACTTGAGGCGGCTCGAATTGAAGGCGCTGGGGAACTACGGATCTTTTTACAAATGGTTGTTCCACTTTCTTTACCAGGGCTTGCGACAATCGCGCTTTTCTCTACACTAGGATACTGGAATGACTGGTTCCAAGCGTCACTTTATATTGATAATCCGAATTTAGTGCCGCTACAATCGCTACTTATGAAAATTGAAAACAACTTAGAATTCATGCGACAAAACTCTGAAATTGCTTATACTGCCGGCGCGTTTAAGTCCATACCACAAGACGGTGCAAAAATGGCGATGGTTGTTATTTCGACATTACCAATCGCAATCACCTATCCGTTTTTCCAAAAATACTTTATTAGTGGACTCACAATTGGCGGCGTAAAAGAATAA
- a CDS encoding ABC transporter permease, with protein MKKVLSQIRANRIWLLMVLPGVLWFLVFSYLPMFGTVIAFKDYKIDGKGFLSSIMSSDWVGLENFKFLFQTNDAFIITRNTVLYNLVFIIVGLFLGVALAIIFNSLLNKRGAKIYQTGMLFPHFLSWVVVSYFLFSFLSEDSGLMNNILLAFGQDPISWYNDPKYWPFILIMMNVWKGLGYGSIVYLAAIAGIDRTYYEAAMIDGAGKWQQIRHVTIPALTPLMVILTILNVGKIFNSDFGLFYQLPRNSGPLYPVTDVIDTYVYRGLTSLGDMSMSAAAGFYQSIVGFILVLLTNYIVKKINPEYGLF; from the coding sequence TTGAAAAAAGTTTTATCACAAATTCGAGCTAATCGGATTTGGCTTTTAATGGTACTTCCAGGCGTCCTTTGGTTCCTGGTTTTCTCATACTTACCAATGTTTGGTACAGTGATTGCATTCAAAGATTACAAGATTGATGGGAAAGGATTTTTATCCAGTATTATGAGTAGCGACTGGGTGGGACTTGAAAATTTTAAATTCCTATTCCAAACAAACGACGCTTTTATTATTACCCGAAACACCGTTCTTTATAATTTAGTATTTATTATTGTTGGGCTGTTTCTTGGTGTAGCACTTGCTATTATTTTCAACAGCTTACTAAATAAGCGAGGAGCAAAAATTTATCAAACGGGAATGCTTTTCCCCCATTTTTTATCATGGGTAGTTGTCAGCTATTTCTTGTTCAGTTTTTTGAGCGAAGACAGTGGGCTGATGAATAATATTTTACTTGCATTCGGACAGGACCCGATTTCCTGGTATAACGATCCGAAATACTGGCCGTTTATCCTTATCATGATGAATGTTTGGAAAGGCTTGGGTTATGGAAGTATTGTCTACCTGGCAGCAATTGCCGGAATTGACCGGACCTACTACGAGGCGGCAATGATTGATGGCGCTGGCAAATGGCAACAAATTAGGCATGTAACAATTCCTGCACTAACGCCACTGATGGTTATTTTAACGATTTTGAATGTCGGGAAGATTTTTAACTCTGATTTTGGTTTGTTTTATCAACTACCGCGAAATTCAGGACCACTTTATCCTGTGACGGATGTTATTGATACATATGTATACCGTGGTTTAACGTCACTTGGAGATATGAGTATGAGTGCGGCAGCTGGTTTCTATCAGTCCATCGTCGGCTTTATTCTAGTGCTACTCACAAACTACATCGTGAAAAAAATAAATCCAGAATATGGCTTATTTTAG
- a CDS encoding response regulator transcription factor: MLKIVLVDDEPLILKGLESIIPEFEQSIEIVGTAKNGAIALELFANQDVDVLLTDIEMPVMNGLELIDEWKKRQPTTKTIVLSGFEDFHYVKRGLSAGIENYLLKPLNEQELKETFIQIEKKQLTDSVIPREEAYYILRDNTIWRWLNLRINKEEWEERLALYDMILNSKENAVLIQIQPTKEINLTEWKNLSEQYRKDFPFMLLTPENEIIIGITEQTSISEQILAIHQDVKKRLSNEAFYLFISEKVQGEMMYPQAFRQLTRLLPERLVQEPGSLIAYQKRTKHTWRPKRKQHQLAKLLVMNNEKEIKAWIQHFFKEWNDHKLESDPHQMLHILNELLVMMAESDPKELSESMGRIAEETSIEGLEEATLAYAIRYYNRKKQTDESKSPIIQNVLSYITEHFAEGMSLKTLGNDFHINAVYLGQLFQKEMGEHFTDYLNRYRVNYAKEELLQTKDNLTIIAGKSGYTDMAYFYRQFKKHTGETPNRYRKIHQ; this comes from the coding sequence ATGCTAAAAATTGTACTAGTAGACGACGAGCCCCTTATTCTCAAAGGTTTAGAAAGTATTATTCCAGAATTTGAGCAATCAATTGAAATTGTTGGAACGGCTAAAAATGGCGCAATAGCCTTAGAGTTATTTGCTAATCAAGACGTAGATGTCCTTTTGACCGATATAGAGATGCCTGTAATGAATGGTTTAGAATTAATCGACGAATGGAAAAAGCGGCAACCAACGACTAAAACTATTGTTCTCTCCGGATTTGAAGATTTTCATTATGTGAAACGTGGACTTTCAGCGGGAATCGAAAATTATTTACTAAAACCTTTAAATGAACAAGAATTAAAAGAAACATTTATACAAATAGAGAAAAAACAATTGACAGACAGTGTGATACCAAGGGAAGAAGCGTATTACATTTTACGGGACAATACGATTTGGCGTTGGCTAAATTTACGAATTAACAAAGAAGAATGGGAAGAGCGACTAGCATTATACGATATGATATTAAATTCAAAGGAAAATGCCGTTCTCATCCAAATTCAACCAACAAAAGAAATCAATCTGACTGAATGGAAAAATCTTTCTGAACAATATCGGAAGGACTTTCCATTTATGCTACTTACGCCAGAAAATGAAATAATTATAGGAATAACCGAACAAACTTCGATATCCGAACAAATTTTAGCGATTCATCAAGATGTGAAAAAACGCCTTTCGAATGAAGCTTTTTACCTGTTTATCAGTGAAAAAGTACAAGGTGAAATGATGTACCCGCAAGCCTTTCGCCAACTTACTAGGTTGCTTCCAGAACGACTTGTGCAAGAGCCTGGTAGCCTAATTGCCTATCAAAAACGTACCAAACATACTTGGCGTCCGAAAAGAAAGCAACATCAACTCGCGAAGCTTCTAGTGATGAATAACGAAAAAGAAATTAAAGCGTGGATCCAGCACTTTTTTAAAGAATGGAATGACCACAAGCTGGAAAGCGACCCGCATCAAATGCTCCATATTTTGAATGAGCTGCTTGTGATGATGGCGGAATCGGATCCGAAAGAGTTAAGCGAATCCATGGGGAGAATTGCCGAAGAAACGAGTATTGAGGGATTGGAAGAGGCGACGCTAGCCTACGCTATTCGTTACTATAACCGCAAAAAACAAACAGATGAATCAAAAAGCCCCATTATTCAAAATGTGCTTTCCTATATCACGGAACATTTTGCAGAAGGAATGTCTTTAAAAACACTCGGTAACGACTTTCATATTAATGCTGTTTATCTCGGTCAACTTTTTCAAAAAGAAATGGGCGAACACTTTACGGATTATCTAAATCGCTACCGGGTGAACTATGCAAAAGAAGAATTACTGCAAACAAAAGATAACTTAACCATTATCGCTGGGAAATCTGGTTATACCGATATGGCTTATTTTTATCGCCAGTTCAAAAAGCACACAGGCGAAACACCAAATCGCTACCGAAAAATCCATCAATAA
- a CDS encoding sensor histidine kinase, which translates to MSMTQELPRKRVFKRMLLIFSLTSLFTVSLLLFFIYKYYTNIQLDTNLQRAETIANKQLDALTEKQKALISLTQDIYRNSDLMQDVQIAMTNDYGSYTEQNIDNYFKSKNFYSVDMQTYLQSYFSYDEDIIALQLISDDGSYSYTFPSRYREWKETVDTYGEANIATEASKQGTFYTIENKIVVKQPINDPSTLKQMGYLLLYIDPTFLSKWITKDYQNSIFQIQNTKGVELYSNHPKKQIQTPEKQGWLHADNKKVYFQKTEDETSGLKNNTFLYRVTDDSAPLIELTLFGIGLLLVIFSISINFVISRRYSKRILTIIGGMNRVEMGTLDAKLPVDNNGDELTMISERFNHMTENLDAYVKKVYSLEMEEQKARLKALQGQMQPHFLYNSLEAIRMNARVEGAKATSDMIYQLATLLRYTANHREITTLGEEINYVKQYVRFMEMRHEQPIKLEINIEKRFNHTQIPRFALQPLIENFFKYAFKENQNPIVVITVTAENDNLQFRIEDNGSGIDAEKLKEVQATIESKDETSHIGLANLNKRLQLLYGENYRLTIKSKANEGTIILFQVPQNTGGEK; encoded by the coding sequence ATGAGCATGACACAAGAATTACCACGCAAGCGCGTTTTCAAAAGGATGTTGTTAATTTTTTCTTTAACAAGTCTTTTTACGGTGAGCTTGTTACTTTTTTTCATTTATAAGTACTATACTAATATTCAGCTAGATACCAATCTCCAAAGAGCGGAAACCATTGCGAATAAACAGCTCGATGCACTTACGGAGAAGCAAAAGGCATTAATTAGTTTAACGCAAGATATTTACCGTAATAGCGATTTGATGCAGGATGTTCAAATCGCGATGACAAATGATTACGGTAGCTACACAGAGCAAAATATCGATAACTATTTTAAAAGTAAAAATTTCTATTCTGTAGATATGCAAACGTATTTACAGTCTTATTTTTCGTATGATGAAGATATTATCGCGCTGCAGCTCATTTCGGATGATGGGAGTTACTCTTATACATTTCCGAGCCGTTACCGTGAATGGAAAGAAACGGTTGATACATACGGGGAGGCAAATATCGCCACCGAAGCATCAAAGCAAGGGACTTTTTATACAATCGAAAATAAAATAGTTGTGAAACAGCCGATTAATGATCCAAGCACATTAAAACAAATGGGTTATCTGCTTCTTTACATTGATCCGACTTTTCTAAGCAAATGGATTACGAAAGATTATCAAAACTCGATTTTTCAAATACAAAACACGAAGGGAGTCGAGTTATATTCCAACCACCCAAAGAAACAAATCCAAACGCCTGAAAAACAAGGATGGCTTCATGCTGACAACAAAAAAGTATACTTTCAAAAAACAGAAGATGAAACAAGTGGCTTGAAAAACAATACGTTTTTATATCGAGTAACAGATGACAGCGCGCCGCTCATCGAACTTACTTTATTTGGTATTGGGCTGTTATTAGTTATTTTTTCTATTAGCATTAATTTTGTTATTAGTAGGCGTTATTCTAAGCGGATTTTAACGATTATTGGCGGGATGAACCGGGTGGAAATGGGGACCCTTGATGCAAAGCTTCCGGTCGATAATAACGGGGATGAGCTGACGATGATTAGTGAGCGGTTTAACCATATGACAGAAAACCTCGATGCTTATGTGAAGAAGGTCTATAGCCTAGAAATGGAAGAACAAAAAGCGCGGCTCAAGGCACTCCAAGGTCAAATGCAACCTCATTTTCTTTATAATTCACTAGAAGCAATTAGGATGAACGCACGCGTAGAAGGAGCCAAAGCGACAAGTGATATGATTTATCAACTTGCAACACTACTGCGCTACACAGCTAATCACCGTGAAATCACCACTTTAGGTGAAGAAATCAATTACGTGAAACAATATGTCCGCTTTATGGAAATGCGCCACGAACAGCCAATTAAGCTGGAAATCAATATTGAAAAACGTTTCAATCATACGCAGATTCCACGGTTTGCTCTGCAGCCGCTTATTGAAAACTTTTTCAAATATGCTTTTAAAGAAAATCAAAATCCAATAGTCGTAATTACGGTCACTGCAGAAAATGACAATTTACAATTTAGAATTGAAGACAATGGTTCGGGAATCGATGCAGAGAAATTAAAAGAAGTGCAAGCAACAATTGAAAGTAAAGATGAGACGAGCCACATCGGTCTAGCTAATTTAAACAAACGATTGCAGCTTTTATATGGAGAAAATTATCGATTAACAATCAAGAGTAAAGCAAATGAAGGTACCATCATTCTGTTTCAAGTACCTCAAAATACGGGAGGAGAAAAGTAA
- a CDS encoding YesL family protein encodes MKLIDKFSVISDWIIRLVWTNLVWLFLVLIGGIVLGFMPATVALFTITRKWARGDLDVPVWKSAWQTYKQVFVSANLAGAIFALIGIFLYADLRIVFELMQGFWSTILYFFLMFLLFLVGIAFLQYFTVFVHFQMKNARAYVGQAFLLAITSFKNTFMIVVGLVFCAWLISKMPAFILFISGVLPSYWIMKINLHRFKQMEPK; translated from the coding sequence ATGAAACTTATTGATAAATTTTCAGTTATTAGCGACTGGATTATCCGGCTCGTCTGGACAAATTTAGTATGGCTTTTCCTCGTATTGATCGGCGGGATTGTGCTTGGCTTTATGCCGGCAACGGTTGCTTTATTTACGATAACGAGAAAATGGGCGCGGGGCGATTTAGATGTACCAGTTTGGAAATCTGCTTGGCAAACTTATAAACAGGTGTTTGTTTCGGCTAATTTAGCGGGTGCAATTTTTGCGCTGATAGGGATTTTCCTGTATGCGGATTTGCGGATTGTTTTTGAATTAATGCAAGGTTTTTGGTCGACGATTTTATACTTCTTCTTAATGTTCTTGCTTTTTCTCGTGGGAATTGCGTTTTTGCAGTATTTCACAGTGTTTGTCCACTTCCAAATGAAAAATGCGCGTGCTTATGTCGGGCAAGCATTCTTGCTCGCGATTACTAGTTTTAAAAATACCTTTATGATTGTGGTTGGTCTTGTTTTTTGCGCATGGTTAATTTCGAAAATGCCTGCTTTTATTTTGTTTATTTCTGGTGTTTTACCAAGTTATTGGATAATGAAAATCAATTTACACCGCTTCAAGCAAATGGAGCCTAAGTAA
- a CDS encoding glycoside hydrolase family 125 protein, with product MTNKVPASFNKWIEKVKMTFPENEKLHRMFEKCFTNTYTTTLQETEEGLPFVITGDIPAMWLRDSTSQIRPYLIVAEEDEEMATVIENLVKLQTNCILHDPYANAFNKSANGAGFQNDKTAMTDLVWERKYEIDSLCYPIQLAYLLWKSANRTGHFTEEFRKALHQIIEVFKIEQKHTEQSPYRFERENVRQSDTLNNNGKGTDVSYTGMSWSGFRPSDDACMYGYLVPSNMFLVVVMDYVQEIAAAFYPDDKELLKDSADLRKEVAAGIETYAKQAHPYYGDVYAYEVDGTGRKLFMDDANVPSLLAAPYLGFCEKTDPAYQATRKLILSRENPYFVEGSVLTGIGSPHTPDHYVWPIALSIEGLTAETEAEKQAILEMLIAGDGGTDYMHEGVNASNPAEFTRDWFAWSNAMFSEFVLSMCGVYVKGSPLSK from the coding sequence ATGACAAACAAAGTACCAGCAAGCTTTAACAAATGGATAGAGAAAGTGAAAATGACTTTTCCAGAAAACGAAAAACTTCACCGCATGTTTGAAAAATGTTTTACGAATACGTATACAACTACTTTACAAGAAACAGAAGAGGGGCTTCCATTTGTTATTACAGGAGACATTCCAGCGATGTGGTTACGCGATTCTACAAGCCAAATTAGACCATATTTAATTGTGGCGGAAGAAGACGAAGAAATGGCGACTGTTATTGAAAACCTCGTAAAGTTACAAACTAACTGTATTTTGCATGACCCATACGCGAATGCTTTTAATAAATCAGCGAATGGTGCGGGATTTCAAAACGACAAAACAGCAATGACCGACCTGGTTTGGGAACGAAAATATGAAATTGATTCACTTTGCTATCCGATTCAATTAGCGTACCTATTATGGAAAAGTGCCAACCGTACTGGTCATTTTACCGAAGAATTTAGAAAAGCATTGCATCAAATCATCGAAGTTTTTAAAATCGAACAAAAACATACAGAGCAAAGTCCGTATCGTTTTGAACGAGAAAATGTGCGTCAATCAGATACCTTAAATAATAACGGAAAAGGAACGGATGTAAGCTATACTGGTATGTCTTGGAGTGGCTTTAGACCAAGTGATGACGCATGTATGTATGGCTACCTTGTACCGAGTAATATGTTTTTAGTTGTAGTGATGGATTACGTCCAAGAAATCGCAGCGGCGTTTTACCCGGATGATAAAGAATTGCTGAAAGATAGCGCAGATTTACGAAAAGAAGTTGCTGCAGGGATTGAAACCTATGCGAAACAAGCGCATCCGTATTACGGAGATGTTTACGCGTATGAAGTTGATGGAACAGGGCGTAAATTATTTATGGATGATGCTAACGTGCCAAGCTTGCTCGCTGCACCATACCTTGGTTTTTGCGAAAAAACTGATCCTGCATACCAAGCGACTAGAAAACTAATTTTAAGCCGAGAAAATCCTTATTTTGTCGAAGGTAGTGTACTTACAGGAATTGGTAGTCCACATACACCTGATCATTATGTCTGGCCGATTGCACTCAGCATCGAAGGATTAACGGCAGAAACAGAAGCGGAAAAACAAGCCATTTTAGAGATGCTGATTGCCGGAGATGGCGGAACGGATTATATGCACGAAGGTGTCAACGCCTCGAATCCAGCTGAATTCACGCGCGACTGGTTTGCTTGGTCGAATGCGATGTTTAGTGAATTTGTTTTAAGCATGTGCGGTGTGTACGTAAAAGGCAGCCCATTAAGTAAATAA